A segment of the uncultured Desulfobulbus sp. genome:
AGTGTCTCTGGTATCACCCTAAGCAAGCTTTTCGTCGTTGACGCCAACGACGTAAAAACGACAAATATCTGCAGCATGCAGTTGAAAGCGTTGAGTGCCCACTCAACGCTTTCTTCTCTTTTGTGCCCCCGCAAATACAGGCACGTAAATAATGATTACGGAGGATAGTTGACATGGTTGAACGTATCCCGATGTCCTTGGCAGGAAATCGGCAGCTGCGTGAGGAGCTTGAACGGCTCGAACGGGTAGAGCGGCCTGAAATCGTCAAGGCAATCGAGGTTGCGCGTGCGCATGGTGATCTGAGCGAAAATGCGGAATACCATGCCGCCAAAGAACGGCAAAGTTTGACAGAAGGAAGAATTCTCGAGCTCAAAGATAAGCTCAGTCGAGCTGAAGTTATTGATTGCTCGAAAGTTTCCACTGATCGAGCCGTCTTTGGCACCGTTGTCACATTAATGGACTTGACAACTGAAAAGGAAGTCACCTATCAGCTCCTGGGACCGGAAGAGGCTGATGTCAAAAAGGGTTCAATCTCCGTGCTCTCGCCCCTGGGCCGAGCTCTACTCGGAAAAGAGGCCGGCGACGAAGTGGTCACCAAGACACCCGGCGGGATGAGGGAATTTGAGGTGATCGATATTACCGCCTCAACAACGAAATAAACGACTTCAGCGAAGGTCAACGCAAAAGGACACCCTTAGCGGGTGTCCTTTTCTATTGGTAAGACTGTGCAGGAAGCGAAGATCAGCTGGGCTGCGCCAATAAACCGGTCTGGAACAGGCTGGTCATCTGCCGGCTCATTTCATCCGTGGTCAGGGAGCAGTCACTGCCTACATGCCAGCAACGGGAGATTTCATCAAGTGCGCCAAAAATCATCTGCCGGGCCACTTGGGGATGTATCTCCTTGCGGAATATTCCAGCCTCCTGGCCTTCGGAAACGATTTGCGCTATTATCGCCAAATACTCGTTAAAGGTATTTTTGCGGTATTCGCGAATCAGTTTGCTGGTCTGCCGGAGTTCTATGTGGATAACCTCTGCCAGGTACCTGTTTTTCTTCATTTCTTCCAAATGGTTAGTGATGAAGATCTGCAGCTTGAGCTGTGGATTGTCCTCTTTCTCCAACAGCACTATGACCTGATCAATAAGTTTGCCAATTTCCTGTTCAAAGACGGAGAGCAGGATATCGAACTTGTTGTTGAAGTAGAGATATATCGTTCCATCCGCCACCTTGGCTTCCTTGGCAATGTCCGAGATGCGGGCATTGAAAAAGCCTTTTTTTGCAAAAACTTTGGTGGCAGCACGTATGATTTTACGATGCTTGTCTGGTGATTTCATTGAGTATGATTTAACAGGCAAATGCCGTGAAAAATGAATGAGTCCTCATTCCGAATGTTACCAGCTTGCGGATGTGTATGTCAAGAAGAATGGCGGTCGAATAGCAGGGTTATCATGGAGACCTAAAACACACCGCCTGACATTTTTCTGGACGAGGGTTGGAATTATTTATTAAAGAAGGCATTCATTACAAAGGGTTTGCACTTACTCAAAGGTCGGAGGAAAATTAATGAAAGTTCTGGTTATCGGCGGCGGCGGCCGAGAGCATGCACTGGTTTGGAAGCTGAAACAATCCCCCAAAGTTGACACAGTTTTCTGTGCGCCGGGAAATGCTGGAATGAAAAGCCTAGCCGAATGCGTCGACATCTCTTCGGGAGACGTTGACGCATTGCTGGCCTTTGCCCTGGAAAAGGGAATAGACCTAACCGTCGTCGGTCCTGAAGATCCGCTGACCAAGGGGATTGTCGACGCTTTTTCTGGAAAAGGGCTCCGTATTTTTGGTCCGGACAGCAAAGGCTCCATTCTGGAAGGGAGCAAGGTTTTTACCAAGGATTTTTTAGCCAAGTACAACATTCCATCGGCAAAGTACGGGACATTCAACAAACGGGGTGCTGCCAAAAAATTCGTCCAAAGCATTGGCCTGCCCTGTGTTGTCAAGGCCGACGGGTTGGCGGCCGGCAAGGGCGTAATCATTGCCCAAAATATTGCTGAGGCAGAACAGGCCATCGACCTGATTATGAAAGACAAGGCATTCGGCAGCGCCGGAAGCCAGGTTGTGATTGAAGAGTTTCTCAAAGGCGAGGAAGCATCCTTTATCGCCTTTACCGATGGCAAAACTGTGCTGCCGTTGCCGTCTTCACAGGATCACAAGGCCATCTTCGAAGGGGACAAAGGTCCCAACACCGGTGGCATGGGCGCCTATTCGCCTGCTCCGGTCATGAGCGAAGCGCTGACGGCCAGGGTCATGAAAGAAGTCATGCTGCCGACGGTGCAGGGAATGGCTGCGGAAGGTCGCGCCTACAGGGGCATGCTGTATGCCGGCCTGATGATCGACGGCGACAATATCAATGTGCTTGAGTTTAACTGCCGGTTCGGTGATCCCGAATGCCAACCGCTGTTGATGCGACTCAACAGCGATTTGGTCGAGGTGTTTGATGCCTGTATCGACGGCACCCTTGACAAGGTTACCCTTGATATCGATCCCCGTCCTACGGTCTGCGTTGTCATGGCATCCCATGGCTACCCCGGGAAGTACACCACCGGTAACCCCATAAAAGGTTTGGCGAAAGCCGAAAAATTGGAGGATGTGCAGGTCTTTCATGCCGGAACCGCCTCCAAGGGACGGCAGGTTGTGACCAACGGTGGTAGGGTCCTGGGGATTACCGCCATAGGCGATGATATTCAATCGGCGCTTGATCGTGCCTATGAGGCAGTGGCGGTTATTTCCTGGTCTGGTTGTTATTATCGACGGGATATCGGACATCGGGCTCTCTCCCGCCTGGCCAAGAAACCGCAACCGCAGGTCGGTATCGTCATGGGCAGCGATTCGGATCTACCGGTCATGAAGGCCGCAGCCGATTTTTTGGCGGCAGCCGGGGTGGGGTATGAAATGCTCATCACCTCCGCCCATCGAACACCCGAGCACGCAGCCAGCTATGCGCAGACCGCCCGCGAACGAGGCCTGAAAATAATTATCGCCGGGGCAGGGATGGCTGCCCACCTGGCGGGCGTAATGGCAGCCCATACCACCCTTCCGGTCATCGGTGTCCCTCTGGATGCCTCTTCACTCAATGGCCTTGATGCCCTTCTTTCCACGGTGCAGATGCCTCCGGGGATCCCGGTGGCCACCATGGGTATTGGCAAGGCCGGGGCAAAAAATGCCGCGGTGCTTGCCCTGCGGATTCTTGGGTTGAGTGATGACGGACTGCATGCAAAATTGATCCGTCATGCCCAGGAAATGGCAGAACAGGTTACCGCCAAAAACAGGGCCCTTCAGGAGTGAGCACGGACACTCTTGTCTCTGAAGCCGAATTCCAGAGCGCAGCACGAGTGCTGCGCTCTGGAGGAGTGGTTGCCTTTCCCACTGAAACCTACTATGGATTAGCGGTTGATCCCTTTCAGCAGAAGGCCGTAAGCCGTCTTTATCAAATCAAACAACGGCCGGGTAACCTGCCGATCTTGCTTTTGATCAGAGACACCGACCAACTGCCGATGGTGGCCCGGTCCATACCACCCCTCTATCAGGAACTCATTCGTCGATTCTGGCCCGGTTCATTGAGCCTCGTGTTTCCGGCACAATCCTCGTGTTCGTCACTCTTGACCGGTGGTACCGGGACCATTGCGGTTCGGCAATCACCGCATCCGCTGGCCCATAGACTTCTCACCGCCTTCTCCGGTCCCATCACCGCAACCAGCGCCAATATTTCCGGTCAACCGGCAGCGACCACCGCACTCGAAGTACACCAGACTTTCGGGACACTGGTTGATCTGATTATCGACGGCGGGAAAACACCCGGCGGCCAGGGGTCTACCCTGGTCGAGATCAGGGAAAGGAATCTCTGTTGTCTTCGCCAAGGAAAAGTTGATTTTTCTCTGGTGCTCAAGGTGGCAGCGGCATACAATCAGGCAACGACTCGATTATAGATGGAGGCATAGATGGCTGATTTACAATGGAATAAAGAGTTCGCTCTGGAGCAGACCGCCGGAGATGAAGAGTTGCTTGAAGAATTGATGACCCTGTTTAAGGAATCCTCGGCCGCGGATCTGGAACAACTGCGGCAGGCCATTGTCGCCGATGATGCTCCAGGAGTGGTTCGTGCGGCGCATAGCCTCAAAGGTTCGTCGGCAAGTCTGGGAATCGAGGGAATTCGCGCGATTGCCCTCGCCATGGAGGCAGAGGCAAGGGACGGATCGGTGGCAGTTGCCAGAGCAAAATTGGAAGAGATGGATGCGTTGTTGCAGCAGATACAGGATATGTAAATTGAATAATGGGGTTCGTCCTATCAAGAGATGACTTCTTGATAGGACGAATAAGGTCCATTCACTTAGGGGCGAATGATTTCGCAGTCGCAGGCTGCGTCCTTGATGTTCAGCAGCAGGAACTTGGCATTGTAGCCGTGTTTGATCAGCTCATTGTATGCCATATCTGCGCGGGCGCCGGTTGAGCAGTGAACATAAATTTTTTTGTCCTTGGGCAACTCTTGCATACGTGCTGGAATCTCGTCCAGGGGGATATTGATCGTGTTTTTGAAGGTACCGAGTTCGGCAACCTCTTCCTTGGTACGAGCATCGACAATGATGGCGTCCTTGTCCTCTCCGGAGGCAGCCTTGCGAAAATCGGCCACCGAAACCTCTCCTTTACCGAGTTTCCTCACCCATTTGATTTCGGTGTTGTATATCGGCCCCTTTTCAATCTCGCCTCCTGATTTCACCCAGCCTTTATAGCCGCCTTCAACCAGGGAGACGAAGTTGAAATCTTCCTCTCGCACATTGACCACGGCATCGAGGACCTCTTTGTCACCGTAGAGGACGATCGGCGCATTGCGCGGCACGTCGTCAAGTTCATCCTCAAGCATCGCATAGGGGACCGAATAGGCCCCTTTGATGCGGCCTTTAATCGCCTTTTGCGTGGGGCGAATGTCGATCAGGACGACATTGCCGTTCTTGATGAACTCGGCCGTGGAATAGGTGGGCAGATTCGCCTTGGACCAGACCGGTTCCCCTTCATGATAGACCTGCACGTTTTTGTAGCCCAAATCCTTGGCTATGGAAGCCGAAGCAGGGGAGAGGGGACAGGTGATGCCACCACAGTAGAAGACCAGCAAGGTGTTTTTATCTTTAGGAAGCACGGCCGCCTGCTTCTTTTTCAATTCAGGCAGGGGAATGGAATGGGCTCCAGGGAGGTGTGCCTGGTTGAAACGGCCGGTTGGACGTGAATCGACCAAATAAAGGTTCTTTTTGCCATCAATGAGTTTCTTGAGCTCATCAGTCTTGATTTCACTGATACCCTCAGGAAGTTTCGCGACTTTCAGTTCCACTTCGGTGGCGAAAAGATCCCCACCCCTGCGTTCGTATGTCACTTTGACCGGTTTTCCTTTGGCGGCCAGATTCATCCCCTTGGTGTTGCCGTCAAATTTCAACATCATGACTTGCTTTTCGCCTTCATCTTCCTTACCAAGGGTGAGGGACAATGATTGCGCGCGTTCGGAGACTCCGGCAACAACACCAGCGTAGGTGCCGCTCTCCTTCGCAGCCTGACTCACAGGACTGGGCGAAGTCTGTTCAGGTTTGTCTCCAGCACAACCTCCTGCCAACAGGCCAAGTGACATACACAGCAGTAACGGGAACAATGTTTTCCTCACAGCAGATCCTCCTTGGTCATTAAATTTTATCGTTTATGGAAAAGTCCAGAAAACGACGTTTCGAGCCTCGTCATACACTGTTTTCACAATGCGTGATTTTCTATTTTTTGACTTTTTACGATGCCATCAGATTGTGTCGATTCGATGGAATATCTTGATTTGAGTCAGTATAGACGAAAATGGAGGCAAGGTGCAAAGAGAAGAATCGCTATCAAAAAGAATGTTGATCGGGACGAGAAATCTTGAAC
Coding sequences within it:
- a CDS encoding L-threonylcarbamoyladenylate synthase, with the translated sequence MSTDTLVSEAEFQSAARVLRSGGVVAFPTETYYGLAVDPFQQKAVSRLYQIKQRPGNLPILLLIRDTDQLPMVARSIPPLYQELIRRFWPGSLSLVFPAQSSCSSLLTGGTGTIAVRQSPHPLAHRLLTAFSGPITATSANISGQPAATTALEVHQTFGTLVDLIIDGGKTPGGQGSTLVEIRERNLCCLRQGKVDFSLVLKVAAAYNQATTRL
- a CDS encoding rhodanese-like domain-containing protein, which encodes MSQAAKESGTYAGVVAGVSERAQSLSLTLGKEDEGEKQVMMLKFDGNTKGMNLAAKGKPVKVTYERRGGDLFATEVELKVAKLPEGISEIKTDELKKLIDGKKNLYLVDSRPTGRFNQAHLPGAHSIPLPELKKKQAAVLPKDKNTLLVFYCGGITCPLSPASASIAKDLGYKNVQVYHEGEPVWSKANLPTYSTAEFIKNGNVVLIDIRPTQKAIKGRIKGAYSVPYAMLEDELDDVPRNAPIVLYGDKEVLDAVVNVREEDFNFVSLVEGGYKGWVKSGGEIEKGPIYNTEIKWVRKLGKGEVSVADFRKAASGEDKDAIIVDARTKEEVAELGTFKNTINIPLDEIPARMQELPKDKKIYVHCSTGARADMAYNELIKHGYNAKFLLLNIKDAACDCEIIRP
- a CDS encoding TetR/AcrR family transcriptional regulator, whose translation is MKSPDKHRKIIRAATKVFAKKGFFNARISDIAKEAKVADGTIYLYFNNKFDILLSVFEQEIGKLIDQVIVLLEKEDNPQLKLQIFITNHLEEMKKNRYLAEVIHIELRQTSKLIREYRKNTFNEYLAIIAQIVSEGQEAGIFRKEIHPQVARQMIFGALDEISRCWHVGSDCSLTTDEMSRQMTSLFQTGLLAQPS
- a CDS encoding Hpt domain-containing protein, which gives rise to MADLQWNKEFALEQTAGDEELLEELMTLFKESSAADLEQLRQAIVADDAPGVVRAAHSLKGSSASLGIEGIRAIALAMEAEARDGSVAVARAKLEEMDALLQQIQDM
- the purD gene encoding phosphoribosylamine--glycine ligase, producing MKVLVIGGGGREHALVWKLKQSPKVDTVFCAPGNAGMKSLAECVDISSGDVDALLAFALEKGIDLTVVGPEDPLTKGIVDAFSGKGLRIFGPDSKGSILEGSKVFTKDFLAKYNIPSAKYGTFNKRGAAKKFVQSIGLPCVVKADGLAAGKGVIIAQNIAEAEQAIDLIMKDKAFGSAGSQVVIEEFLKGEEASFIAFTDGKTVLPLPSSQDHKAIFEGDKGPNTGGMGAYSPAPVMSEALTARVMKEVMLPTVQGMAAEGRAYRGMLYAGLMIDGDNINVLEFNCRFGDPECQPLLMRLNSDLVEVFDACIDGTLDKVTLDIDPRPTVCVVMASHGYPGKYTTGNPIKGLAKAEKLEDVQVFHAGTASKGRQVVTNGGRVLGITAIGDDIQSALDRAYEAVAVISWSGCYYRRDIGHRALSRLAKKPQPQVGIVMGSDSDLPVMKAAADFLAAAGVGYEMLITSAHRTPEHAASYAQTARERGLKIIIAGAGMAAHLAGVMAAHTTLPVIGVPLDASSLNGLDALLSTVQMPPGIPVATMGIGKAGAKNAAVLALRILGLSDDGLHAKLIRHAQEMAEQVTAKNRALQE
- the greA gene encoding transcription elongation factor GreA, whose protein sequence is MVERIPMSLAGNRQLREELERLERVERPEIVKAIEVARAHGDLSENAEYHAAKERQSLTEGRILELKDKLSRAEVIDCSKVSTDRAVFGTVVTLMDLTTEKEVTYQLLGPEEADVKKGSISVLSPLGRALLGKEAGDEVVTKTPGGMREFEVIDITASTTK